TCTCGAGGTCGATTCTTTGTCGTTCCACCTGCTGGAGTAAATCGTCGGCATTTTCCAGATGGGTGTGCGTGCGTTGCACGGCATAATCGAACATCGTACCCATTTTCATGATGAAGGCCCAATCGGAAGACTGAGCTAACAGGATTTCGCGAACGGCCTGATTCATTGCCCGTTCGAGGATCCGATCCGGAATTTCCAATTGATTGGCCAAGTCCTGGAGCCGATCCACAATTCGATGCAGGTTCGGATAGATCCAGTCATTCGCCTGATTCAGCCAGACTTCACAGTAGCCTCCCTCTCCCCAGCTTGAAAAAGCGGGCGTGCAAATTTGAACGATGGGGAATTTCTCCAGATAGTCCGGCACGGCGATTAATTGAATCTCCTCAGATTCTAATGCAGTCAGGCGAACTAACTTGTCGAGCCACTCCGGCCCTTCGAACCACCAATGTCCAAACAATTCTGCATCGAACGGAGCAGTTACCAGGGGGGGACGCTCCGGCATAGCCTCCGTCAGCCATTGAATCTGCTTTAATCGGCTGCAAAGAAAGTGATCCGCATGCACGGAGGCTCTCTCGGACGCGCGATCCGGCTCGTAAACCTCCTTATTTTCGGTTCGTCCGGTTATGCGCTGGTACTTTAATCCGGTAAAGTGTCGGACCCCGAGCGAATGAAGATGCGGTTTCAGATAATCGAAATCGAGTTGAAAGCCGATGTCGTGATAGAAGTCTCGATACCAGGCGTCGGCCGGGTATCCTTCGACCGGGGACCATACCTGCCGTGCCGTTTCTGAATCCCGGCCAACCGCAACGATTTCCAGGTTGGGGAGTACGACGGGAGCATAAACGCCGTACCGCGGACGAGGCTCGGCATTGGTTATACCATGCGTATCCACGAAGAAATAGCGCAGTCCGGCCCGGGAGAGTACCTCCTCCAAGCCGGGATAGTAGCCGCACTCCGGTAGCCAGATGCCTTGTGGTCTTCGCCCGAACTGCTTTTCGAACTCCCGACAGCCCAACTCCACTTGGACGCCAACGGCCACTGGATTTTGAACCAGCGGCAAGAAGGGGTGAGTGGCCGCACAGGTGATTAGTTCCAGATGGCCGGCTTCAAAAAAATATCGAAAACCTTTCAGCAGGTCGCAATCCCAGATTTTGACATAAGTTTCGCGACACTGGTACAGGCGTTGAAGATACATCTCCACCACAATCCGTAGTTTCGAATCCCATTGGACGCGGCCCTGCTCTTTATCTGCAAGTTCGATGAGATTATCGAGATAGCGGAGATAACGCTCCTTCAGCATTTTATCTTCAAGCATGGCCGAGAGGGTCGGCGTGATGGACATCGTCAATCGCCAGGCCAGTTTGTCCTGGCACCAGCCCTGGAAGCGATTCAACAACGGGAGATAGGTTTCGGTGATGGCTTCAAATAGCCAGTCCTCTTCGAGAACATCGCCATGCTCCGGATGTCGAACGTAAGGAAGATGGGCATGAAGTACCAGACACAAATAGCCCTTCGGCATCAGCGGCATCATGAATCCTTACCAGACAGATCAGCCTTTCCAAGCCGCTACTTTACCAGACAACTCATCGAGCACCAACGATTTCGTAGAAGAATATCCTCTAAGACAGATAGGCTGAAATGGTGTCTGATCGAATGATCTTTCGCGGGACTTTCAGATCAGTATCCGACTCAAATAGATGCGAATAGGGATCGTCCGGATCGCTAGGGGAGAGCGGAATTGCCAGAAAACCCGGGGATCTGAATCCAATTTCGAGTCGGCCGTATCCTCTATTGAGGTTCAGAGCCTTCGCGCCATTCTGGGTGATCATCCGCAGAAGATTCTCGCCAGGCACCTCGGGATAGAGCCGATGAACATGCCGGGCTTCGGAAAGAGTATCCAAGTCGGGATTGGAAGCCAGTGAATCCGTGCCCAGACAGACGTTGATTCCGGCTGCCATAAACTCGCGAAACGGATGTGGCGGATGCTCGAAGGCGGAATGAGTCCGCGGGCAATAAACGACGGAGTGACCCTTTTTTACTAAATGTTCCGGGGACAAATAATTGCCATGCACAACGAGAGAGTAGTCGGGCAACGCTTGCAGCAACCATTCCCAACTCGGTGCCAATTCGTCGGGTTGCCAGATATGAAACTCTTTCAGGAACTCTGCGAATGGACCTTCGTGATTCTCGAGTAAGTCTCGCTCTTCCAGAAACTCTCCGATATGACTGCAGACCTTCTTCGAGCACCGCCCAGCCAATTCAAATAACTTTCGGGACGTGCTATAGGGGGCGTGCGGACTTAGTCCCAAAATGGAGTTCCCAGAGGCCACGTCTGCTTCTTCGAGCCGTTGATAGGCTCGCCAAGATTGTTCCTGTCGAGAGGTTGTCAGTCCCAATACTTCAAAAAAGCGAAGTATTGTGAATTCCGAGTGGTCTTTAAAGGCGGGGTAGTTGGTGGTCGAAATGTCGCCGAGTCCTATGGATCCGGAATCTAAAATTTGCTGGAAGCCGTTTTGAATGGCGAGATCCATCGTATCTCTACTCTGCGACATTCGAAATTGAATAACTTTTTTGATCCATCGGATGTAATCCGAATCGGGAGGATTCAACCCGGCCATACCCGTAAGGTCGAGATGCGTGTGTGCATTGATTAATAGCGGAAGTATCGCACAATTTCCCAAATCGATATCGACTTGCATCCCGCATCGACGGCCTATCTCCAGGATTTGAAAAGAGGCATCGAGTTCGATTTTGCCGTCCGCTATGGGCGCACTGGTCACAGGGAAGATCCAGCGGGCGGCGATAGTGACCTTACGATCCTTCATGTCTTCCCGGGGTTCTGAATTTTCGTTCAATCCACTTCGACTGCGTCCACGTTATGGACAATCGCTTCAGGGCGTTTCGTTTGCTGCAGCATCACCACGGTATCGATGACGAAAATTCCCAATCCCACCCATACAAAAAAGAAACTGAACCGCTTCGACTCGCTGAACTCTTCCTGAAATACGTAGATTGCTATCAGAAGTTGGATCGTAGGTGACAGATACTGAATGAAGCCGAGCGAAATTAAACCCACCCTCCGTACGGCCTGGGCAAAGCAAATCAAAGGAGCGGTGGTAACCACCCCCGCCAGAACGATCCAAAGGTCCTGAACGCCCGGAGGATGCAGAAATTGCATCTTCCCCTGCAATGCTAGAAAAGTCAGGTAAGTGATCGCGAACGGCAGCAATACGATCGTTTCTATTGTGAAACCAATCAACCCATCGACGGGGGCGATTTTACGCATGACCCCGTAGAGGCCGAAACTGAAAGTTAAAAATAGCCCCAGCCAGGGAATATCACCATAGGTCCAGATCATTCGCCCGATACCAAAAGCGGCAATGGCCAGAGCCAGCCCCTGCAATGGGCGCAATCGTTCTCCAAAGAAGATCATTCCGAACGCGACATTCGCCAGGGGAAGCATGAAATAGCCGAGGCTGGATTCCAGCAATCGATTGGTGTAAACGGAAACGATGTAGCCGTACCAGTTTCCCACGAGCAATAGTGCACTCACGGCAAGAATGGCCACGGTTTTTGGCTTGCGAAGAGTCAATCGCAGATCGTTCCAGCGCTTGAGCGCGGTTAACAAGAGGGCGAGAACGACGATCGACCAAAAGGTTCGGTGAGCAAGGATTTCGTAGGAATCTACATTTTTTACAGTTTTGAAGTAGAGTGGCACTAAGCCCCAAATTATGTAGGCGATCAGACCGTAAATCAGGCCTTCTCGAAGTGATTTTTGAGGTTCGCTCACGAATTTCCTTTCCAGATCGCATCCAGCGACTGGCCACGGAGATGTCTGGCGTAAAGTTGATGGAAGTGGTAGCCACCGTTCTCCCGCTTCACGCTAAATCTTCCCTGGGAGTAGAAATGGCTGCGAATATTTTTTTGAACTTCCGCACAGATCAGATCGTCCTCTTCCTGCACCTTCTGAGCGACCCGAATGCTTTCTTCTTTGAATGAAATGGATGCTGGATAGGATCCCGCGGCAAAGTAGAAATCGAAAATGACATCGCAGCTTTCTGTCGTTCTCGGGATCACGTAGTTCAGATCCATCACTCCCTCATAGTGGTTCAACATAAAATTCGGGTAGAACCACCAGTAGGATGCACTGCTCCCCTGTCGGGTTCGATTCGCTGCGGCATCTTCCGGATTCTGAGTGAGCGGACTGGATTGCAAACTAGCCCAGGGATGCAGCTCCGTCCGGTAGAGCTTGTAATCGAGCGATCCTGCTAAAGTCGGATGAACCGTATTGACGTGGTAGCCGCCGTCCAGATAGTTGTCGATATAGATCTTCCAGTTCGACTTAACGGGAAAAACTACGCGTTTGAAGAACTGGAGAGTTCGCAGCTTCTGCTGGAACTCATCGGATAATGGAGCAAAGAATTCGTCTAAAGCTGGCCCGCTTTGCTCTATTCGAGCAAAAAGAAAATCCCCCCAGATGGCAGAATGAATCTCGACAAGGCCATTGTCTTCCCTTGTGAAATTCTCAACCCCATCAAACTCCGGCACACCTCGTAATTTGCCCTGGAGATCATAGGTCCAGCCATGATACCGGCATCGAAGTTTCGAGCATCGGCCGCAATCCTCATCGATAATTGGGGCGGCCCGATGCCGGCAGATATTCAAAAATACTCGTATTTGCTGGTCTTCGCCGCGGATCGCAAATATCGGTTCCGGACCGATCCAACTGCGAACGTAGGAGCCCGATTGCTCCAGTTGTTGAATCGAGCAGACGTACTGCCAGGTCTGAGGAAACAAAATGCGGGATTCCCTCTCAGCGACTACATTTGAGAAATAGCATTCGCTGGGAATGGTGCTGGCTTGCGAAAGCGGCTTCCGATCGTCGAATGCATGCAGGATCGACTCGATTTCGGTCATGACCACTTCCTGTCGTCGCACTCGAAGACTGTTAAATTGTGACTGCCGAAAAGCCACCATCGACAATTATATTTTGTCCGGTCACGAACGAGGAGGCTTTTGAAGAGGCCAGAAATACGACAGCTCCCGCCAATTCATGGGCTTCACCGAAT
The genomic region above belongs to Telmatocola sphagniphila and contains:
- a CDS encoding amidohydrolase family protein — encoded protein: MKDRKVTIAARWIFPVTSAPIADGKIELDASFQILEIGRRCGMQVDIDLGNCAILPLLINAHTHLDLTGMAGLNPPDSDYIRWIKKVIQFRMSQSRDTMDLAIQNGFQQILDSGSIGLGDISTTNYPAFKDHSEFTILRFFEVLGLTTSRQEQSWRAYQRLEEADVASGNSILGLSPHAPYSTSRKLFELAGRCSKKVCSHIGEFLEERDLLENHEGPFAEFLKEFHIWQPDELAPSWEWLLQALPDYSLVVHGNYLSPEHLVKKGHSVVYCPRTHSAFEHPPHPFREFMAAGINVCLGTDSLASNPDLDTLSEARHVHRLYPEVPGENLLRMITQNGAKALNLNRGYGRLEIGFRSPGFLAIPLSPSDPDDPYSHLFESDTDLKVPRKIIRSDTISAYLS
- a CDS encoding glycoside hydrolase family 57 protein, producing MMPLMPKGYLCLVLHAHLPYVRHPEHGDVLEEDWLFEAITETYLPLLNRFQGWCQDKLAWRLTMSITPTLSAMLEDKMLKERYLRYLDNLIELADKEQGRVQWDSKLRIVVEMYLQRLYQCRETYVKIWDCDLLKGFRYFFEAGHLELITCAATHPFLPLVQNPVAVGVQVELGCREFEKQFGRRPQGIWLPECGYYPGLEEVLSRAGLRYFFVDTHGITNAEPRPRYGVYAPVVLPNLEIVAVGRDSETARQVWSPVEGYPADAWYRDFYHDIGFQLDFDYLKPHLHSLGVRHFTGLKYQRITGRTENKEVYEPDRASERASVHADHFLCSRLKQIQWLTEAMPERPPLVTAPFDAELFGHWWFEGPEWLDKLVRLTALESEEIQLIAVPDYLEKFPIVQICTPAFSSWGEGGYCEVWLNQANDWIYPNLHRIVDRLQDLANQLEIPDRILERAMNQAVREILLAQSSDWAFIMKMGTMFDYAVQRTHTHLENADDLLQQVERQRIDLEKLEILESRNPIFAEVNYRSFRSN
- the rarD gene encoding EamA family transporter RarD codes for the protein MSEPQKSLREGLIYGLIAYIIWGLVPLYFKTVKNVDSYEILAHRTFWSIVVLALLLTALKRWNDLRLTLRKPKTVAILAVSALLLVGNWYGYIVSVYTNRLLESSLGYFMLPLANVAFGMIFFGERLRPLQGLALAIAAFGIGRMIWTYGDIPWLGLFLTFSFGLYGVMRKIAPVDGLIGFTIETIVLLPFAITYLTFLALQGKMQFLHPPGVQDLWIVLAGVVTTAPLICFAQAVRRVGLISLGFIQYLSPTIQLLIAIYVFQEEFSESKRFSFFFVWVGLGIFVIDTVVMLQQTKRPEAIVHNVDAVEVD
- a CDS encoding aromatic ring-hydroxylating oxygenase subunit alpha, whose amino-acid sequence is MTEIESILHAFDDRKPLSQASTIPSECYFSNVVAERESRILFPQTWQYVCSIQQLEQSGSYVRSWIGPEPIFAIRGEDQQIRVFLNICRHRAAPIIDEDCGRCSKLRCRYHGWTYDLQGKLRGVPEFDGVENFTREDNGLVEIHSAIWGDFLFARIEQSGPALDEFFAPLSDEFQQKLRTLQFFKRVVFPVKSNWKIYIDNYLDGGYHVNTVHPTLAGSLDYKLYRTELHPWASLQSSPLTQNPEDAAANRTRQGSSASYWWFYPNFMLNHYEGVMDLNYVIPRTTESCDVIFDFYFAAGSYPASISFKEESIRVAQKVQEEDDLICAEVQKNIRSHFYSQGRFSVKRENGGYHFHQLYARHLRGQSLDAIWKGNS